In a genomic window of Thermoanaerobaculum aquaticum:
- a CDS encoding B12-binding domain-containing radical SAM protein, producing MGKTNRSLRILLVKPPAELATIRALERFQRLEPLELSYLAGALPPYHAVRGLDLRLSYRPWRRFVREVKDFEPHLVGITAFSHEYRQALALAQLAKKTLPKVTVVVGGHHATAHPDSFNHPHAVDWVVRGEGCGPFSQLVAALAANELPEPSAALLPTGELFQELAKLPPPVFPPATQLPRPRHDLWDLSRYAIVWTHENPRAFAPLWRPVAMVRSSFGCRMRCSFCPVPVLFGGKHWPRDPEDVAEEIAQLPVDCVYFSDDENFLDREFSLQLAEALAKKGVRKRYFAWVRSTTVLKNPEVLRAFREVGLDCVFVGFEFATDRELRAVNKGATVNHNLRAHELLRQLGIAVHGAFMALPGFTHEDFDTLEAYLREMPPAETSFTVCCPSPGTPNWEQEKARFWVEDPFVVYDCMHPLTPTTLPLDQFARRFARLHHVAAPRHPLRQTRVPLHPGHVLRVEWAHRRYLAHLRHMAAHLARAGWTPGPQENQTQGRSVH from the coding sequence GTGGGCAAAACCAACCGCTCCCTGCGCATCCTGTTGGTGAAACCTCCGGCGGAGCTTGCCACCATTCGCGCCCTGGAGCGCTTTCAGCGGCTGGAGCCTTTGGAGCTTTCGTACCTGGCGGGGGCGTTGCCGCCGTACCATGCGGTACGCGGGCTGGATTTGCGCCTGTCCTACCGCCCCTGGCGAAGGTTTGTGCGCGAAGTGAAGGACTTTGAACCTCATCTCGTGGGCATCACCGCTTTTTCCCACGAGTACCGCCAGGCTCTGGCTCTGGCCCAGCTGGCCAAGAAGACACTGCCAAAGGTGACGGTGGTGGTGGGCGGACACCACGCCACCGCCCATCCCGATAGCTTCAACCACCCGCACGCGGTGGACTGGGTGGTGCGGGGTGAAGGGTGCGGGCCTTTTTCCCAGCTGGTGGCGGCCCTGGCTGCTAACGAGCTGCCGGAGCCTTCCGCTGCCCTGCTCCCCACCGGCGAGCTTTTCCAGGAGCTGGCAAAGCTGCCTCCCCCGGTGTTTCCTCCGGCCACCCAACTTCCCCGCCCCCGCCATGACCTTTGGGATCTTTCCCGCTACGCCATCGTCTGGACCCACGAAAACCCCCGGGCCTTTGCCCCCCTCTGGCGCCCGGTGGCCATGGTGCGCTCCTCCTTTGGTTGCCGCATGCGCTGCAGCTTTTGCCCGGTGCCGGTGCTGTTTGGAGGCAAGCACTGGCCCCGGGACCCCGAAGATGTAGCCGAGGAAATTGCCCAGCTTCCGGTGGACTGCGTTTATTTTTCCGACGACGAGAATTTCCTCGACCGGGAGTTTTCCCTCCAGTTAGCTGAGGCTTTGGCGAAAAAGGGCGTGCGGAAACGCTACTTTGCCTGGGTGCGCTCCACCACCGTGCTGAAAAACCCCGAGGTGCTCCGCGCGTTTCGCGAGGTGGGCCTGGACTGCGTGTTTGTGGGCTTTGAGTTTGCTACCGACCGGGAGCTACGGGCGGTGAACAAGGGCGCCACCGTGAACCACAACCTCCGGGCCCACGAGCTCTTGCGGCAGCTGGGCATTGCCGTGCACGGGGCCTTTATGGCCCTGCCCGGGTTTACCCATGAGGACTTCGATACCCTCGAAGCGTACCTGCGGGAAATGCCACCGGCGGAAACCAGCTTCACGGTGTGCTGCCCTTCCCCGGGGACCCCCAACTGGGAGCAGGAAAAAGCACGCTTTTGGGTCGAGGACCCGTTTGTGGTATACGACTGCATGCACCCCCTCACCCCCACCACCTTACCCCTGGATCAGTTCGCCCGGCGCTTTGCCCGCCTCCACCATGTGGCCGCCCCCCGTCACCCGCTGCGGCAAACCCGGGTGCCGCTCCACCCCGGCCACGTACTCCGGGTGGAGTGGGCCCACCGCCGTTACCTGGCGCACCTGCGGCACATGGCGGCTCATCTCGCCAGGGCCGGATGGACCCCAGGCCCGCAGGAAAACCAAACCCAGGGTCGTTCAGTACACTAG
- a CDS encoding DinB family protein, which translates to MSQEDPSLALLLALLDQAYDHRSWHGPNLLGSLRGVSWKRALERPGPQRHCIWEIVLHCAYWKYVALRKLPPGMKRGSFLLKPANWPHLPAAPTPEDWEAAKACLHVYHESLRRRALALEPHDLQARAGEWSVWQTLSGVAAHDLYHAGQIQLLKKLTARV; encoded by the coding sequence ATGAGCCAAGAAGACCCGTCGCTCGCCTTGCTCCTGGCGCTTTTGGACCAGGCTTACGACCACCGCTCCTGGCACGGACCCAACTTGCTGGGGTCCCTGCGGGGGGTCAGCTGGAAGCGGGCCCTGGAGCGACCGGGTCCCCAGCGCCATTGCATTTGGGAAATCGTGCTCCACTGCGCCTATTGGAAGTACGTAGCCTTGAGGAAGCTCCCCCCCGGTATGAAACGAGGCTCTTTCCTGCTCAAGCCTGCTAACTGGCCTCACCTTCCCGCCGCACCAACACCTGAGGATTGGGAGGCGGCCAAGGCTTGCCTTCACGTTTACCACGAAAGCCTTCGCCGCCGTGCACTTGCCTTGGAACCGCACGACCTCCAAGCGCGGGCGGGAGAATGGAGCGTGTGGCAAACCCTCTCCGGGGTAGCTGCCCACGATCTTTACCACGCCGGACAAATCCAGCTTCTCAAGAAACTTACAGCACGAGTCTAG
- a CDS encoding fatty acid desaturase family protein encodes MEQKGFWQKAASGLIRQLTEELGRERLRKLQTKKPLKHGGLALGWLGSGVLGLVLAVQGVQPALWPFGIALLGLFAFNGTVLLHEVLHGLVFPRRRPRVERLLALLYSAPCGISPSQFTRWHLDHHAELGDPESDPKRHHLSPKRNSRLVKLAYWTPALFFIYFRAARREAQRYDRGLRRRILWERLGFTAGHLALAFALVSLSGWGLWLRVHALPLFVAFPVWFALNRLGQHYAIDPKDPAQWGTLMVRSPYLWDLLFLFSNYHLEHHYLPAVPAYNLPKLRQALEPFFARRGIRPRTYRSLLYDWFVRNCPPHANWEEEMLVG; translated from the coding sequence CGGCCTCCGGGCTCATCCGCCAGCTCACCGAAGAGCTAGGAAGGGAGAGGCTACGGAAGCTGCAAACCAAAAAACCCCTCAAGCACGGGGGGCTGGCCCTGGGGTGGTTGGGGAGCGGCGTCCTGGGTCTGGTGCTGGCGGTGCAAGGGGTCCAGCCCGCTCTTTGGCCTTTCGGGATTGCTCTGCTCGGCCTTTTCGCCTTCAACGGCACGGTCCTGCTCCATGAGGTGTTGCACGGCCTGGTGTTCCCCCGCCGGCGCCCCAGGGTCGAACGGCTGCTGGCCCTCCTTTACTCGGCCCCTTGCGGAATCTCCCCCTCCCAGTTCACCCGCTGGCATTTGGACCACCACGCCGAGCTGGGGGACCCGGAAAGCGATCCCAAGCGCCATCACCTTTCCCCCAAACGCAACTCCCGCCTGGTCAAGCTTGCCTACTGGACGCCGGCGCTGTTCTTCATTTACTTTCGGGCGGCGCGCCGGGAGGCCCAAAGGTACGACCGGGGTTTGCGCCGGCGGATCCTCTGGGAGCGGTTGGGCTTCACCGCCGGGCATTTGGCCTTGGCCTTTGCCTTGGTGAGTCTCTCCGGCTGGGGGTTGTGGCTGCGGGTCCACGCCCTGCCCCTGTTTGTGGCTTTCCCCGTGTGGTTTGCCTTAAACCGCCTGGGCCAGCACTACGCCATTGACCCCAAAGACCCGGCGCAGTGGGGCACGCTCATGGTTCGCTCACCGTACCTTTGGGACCTGCTCTTCCTCTTCTCCAACTACCACCTGGAGCACCACTACTTACCGGCAGTGCCGGCGTACAACCTGCCTAAGCTCCGGCAGGCTCTGGAGCCGTTCTTTGCCCGGCGGGGCATCCGCCCCCGCACTTACCGCTCCTTGCTTTACGATTGGTTCGTCCGCAACTGCCCGCCCCACGCCAACTGGGAAGAGGAAATGCTGGTGGGCTAG
- a CDS encoding M28 family metallopeptidase has translation MRTIHALALALLSLPRLAATASDFPRLGAQAERELRAHVRFLAADVLEGRAPGSRGGQVARAYLASQLEAFGYLPAGDNGSYEQRVPMVGVETQAPARWSFAGAKGQLALENRRDFVVFSGLQQDKVVLPVSELVFVGYGIVAPEFAWDDFKGLDVRGKVLVFLNNDPDWDPQLFAGQTRLYYGRWSYKYEMAAKLGAAGAIIIHTTPSAGYPWEVVVSSWSGPQFELPARDEPRVPVKAWVTEEAARKLFALGGKSLEELLAKAKSREFRPQSLGVTTSLVLENKLSQVEGANVLGLLPGSDEKLKEELVVLSAHHDHLGVGLPDARGDRIYNGARDNAAGCAQVLVMAKALAELPTRPKRSILVAFVDGEEYGLLGSAYLAAHPPVPPGRIAAIVNFDGGNIFGRTRDVAHIGRGKSSLDAVLELAAAQQGRTVVGDPFPDRGSFYRSDHFSFARIGVPGLYFKSGTDYLGKPAGWGRQMAEQWEAQHYHRPSDELTPDWDFSGMVEDTELGFWCALRVANDPALPQWVPQDEFAPAREQALKAMATGQERP, from the coding sequence GTGAGAACGATCCATGCTCTGGCTTTGGCGCTGTTAAGCTTGCCGCGATTGGCAGCAACCGCTTCAGACTTCCCGCGCCTGGGGGCGCAAGCGGAGCGGGAGCTGCGGGCCCACGTGCGGTTTTTGGCCGCAGATGTGCTGGAAGGGCGGGCACCGGGCAGCCGGGGAGGGCAGGTGGCCCGGGCTTACCTGGCCAGCCAGTTGGAGGCTTTCGGCTATCTTCCCGCCGGGGACAACGGCAGTTATGAGCAAAGGGTGCCCATGGTAGGGGTGGAAACCCAGGCCCCGGCTCGCTGGTCCTTTGCCGGAGCCAAGGGCCAGCTGGCTTTGGAAAACCGCAGGGACTTCGTGGTGTTTTCGGGGTTGCAGCAGGACAAGGTGGTGCTCCCCGTTTCCGAGCTGGTGTTCGTGGGCTACGGTATCGTGGCCCCTGAGTTTGCCTGGGACGATTTCAAAGGCTTGGACGTGCGCGGCAAGGTGCTGGTGTTCCTCAACAACGACCCCGATTGGGATCCTCAGCTTTTTGCCGGCCAAACCCGGCTTTACTACGGCCGCTGGTCGTACAAGTACGAGATGGCCGCAAAGCTAGGAGCCGCCGGGGCCATCATCATCCACACCACCCCTTCCGCCGGCTACCCCTGGGAGGTGGTGGTGAGCTCCTGGAGCGGGCCGCAGTTTGAGCTCCCCGCCCGGGACGAGCCGCGGGTGCCGGTGAAGGCGTGGGTCACCGAAGAGGCGGCGCGAAAGCTCTTTGCCCTGGGTGGCAAGTCACTGGAGGAGCTTTTGGCCAAAGCCAAAAGCCGGGAGTTTCGCCCGCAAAGCTTGGGGGTCACCACCAGCCTCGTGTTGGAAAACAAGCTGAGCCAGGTGGAGGGGGCCAACGTCCTGGGTTTGCTCCCGGGCTCCGATGAAAAGCTCAAAGAGGAGCTGGTGGTGCTTTCGGCGCACCACGATCACCTGGGCGTGGGGCTTCCCGACGCCCGCGGGGACAGGATTTACAACGGGGCCCGGGACAACGCCGCCGGCTGCGCGCAGGTGCTGGTGATGGCCAAGGCTCTGGCGGAGCTCCCCACCCGGCCTAAACGCTCGATTTTGGTGGCCTTCGTGGATGGGGAAGAGTACGGCCTTCTGGGTTCGGCCTATCTGGCAGCGCACCCACCGGTCCCCCCGGGGAGAATTGCGGCCATCGTGAACTTTGACGGCGGCAACATCTTTGGCCGCACCCGCGATGTGGCCCACATTGGCCGGGGGAAGAGCAGCCTGGATGCGGTGCTGGAGCTCGCCGCCGCGCAGCAGGGGCGCACGGTGGTGGGGGACCCCTTCCCCGACCGCGGTTCTTTTTACCGCTCCGACCACTTCAGCTTTGCCCGCATTGGCGTTCCCGGCCTTTACTTCAAATCCGGCACCGACTACCTGGGAAAGCCCGCTGGGTGGGGCAGGCAGATGGCCGAACAGTGGGAAGCCCAGCACTACCACCGCCCCTCGGATGAGCTCACCCCCGATTGGGACTTTTCCGGCATGGTGGAGGATACCGAGCTGGGCTTCTGGTGCGCTTTGCGGGTGGCCAACGACCCTGCCCTTCCCCAGTGGGTTCCCCAGGACGAGTTTGCTCCCGCACGGGAGCAGGCCCTCAAAGCGATGGCCACCGGCCAGGAACGCCCATGA
- a CDS encoding molybdopterin molybdotransferase MoeA: MIHPDHALELLASTAKPLPARAVSLSRAAGHVLAQEVRARVSFPPAPVAAMDGYAVRLPEACGQALPMLFTVAAGDDPPPLPAGGCARIFTGAVVPEGATAVVAQEDVELVGGQVRFPAQISPGDNIRQKGEVFAQGEVLAEAGVVLTPAHLALLAAAGKKRLVVHPKPRVAVVATGSELADEKLTRGKIFDSNTPMLESFLLLSGFAVAAKARVPDQLDALQKTLTSLLAHADVVITTGGVSVGDLDLLPQAVQELGGEVIFHKVAMQPGKPVLAAKVGERFILGLPGNPVSALVGFRLFALPLLRALAGFAQAFHEPWTPLPLAGPVSNRGQRVQFRPARELPSETGKAVEVLPWKGSHDLKAAAQATHLARLDAGFAGQAGDRVLAVELYRPR, from the coding sequence ATGATCCACCCTGACCACGCCCTGGAGCTTCTGGCCTCCACGGCAAAACCCCTGCCCGCCCGGGCGGTGAGCCTCAGCCGGGCAGCAGGTCACGTGCTGGCCCAGGAGGTGCGGGCCCGGGTTTCCTTTCCCCCGGCGCCGGTGGCAGCCATGGACGGCTACGCGGTACGCCTCCCCGAAGCCTGCGGTCAGGCTTTGCCCATGCTCTTCACAGTGGCCGCCGGGGACGATCCTCCCCCTTTGCCAGCGGGGGGCTGCGCCCGCATTTTCACCGGGGCGGTGGTTCCCGAGGGAGCCACGGCCGTGGTGGCCCAGGAGGACGTGGAGCTGGTGGGCGGGCAGGTGCGCTTCCCCGCCCAAATTTCTCCGGGGGACAACATCCGCCAGAAGGGCGAGGTTTTCGCCCAGGGTGAGGTTTTGGCCGAAGCCGGGGTGGTGCTCACCCCGGCGCACCTCGCCCTCCTGGCCGCGGCCGGCAAAAAGCGCCTTGTGGTGCATCCCAAGCCCCGGGTGGCGGTAGTGGCCACCGGCTCGGAGCTGGCGGATGAAAAGCTTACCCGCGGCAAAATCTTCGACAGCAACACCCCCATGCTGGAAAGCTTCCTTTTGCTGTCAGGCTTTGCGGTGGCGGCCAAAGCCCGGGTGCCCGATCAACTGGATGCGCTTCAAAAAACCCTTACCAGTCTTTTGGCCCACGCCGATGTGGTCATCACCACCGGCGGGGTTTCCGTGGGGGATTTGGATTTGCTCCCGCAAGCGGTGCAGGAGCTGGGCGGGGAGGTGATTTTCCACAAGGTCGCCATGCAGCCGGGCAAACCGGTGCTGGCTGCTAAAGTTGGGGAGCGCTTCATCCTCGGCCTTCCCGGCAACCCCGTTTCCGCCTTGGTGGGCTTCCGCCTCTTTGCCTTGCCGCTGCTGCGGGCTTTGGCCGGATTTGCCCAGGCCTTCCACGAGCCGTGGACACCCCTGCCGCTGGCCGGACCGGTGAGCAACCGCGGCCAGCGGGTGCAGTTTCGCCCCGCGCGAGAGCTTCCCAGCGAGACCGGCAAAGCGGTGGAGGTGCTCCCCTGGAAAGGCTCCCACGACCTCAAAGCCGCCGCGCAAGCCACCCATCTCGCCCGCCTGGACGCCGGCTTTGCCGGCCAAGCGGGGGACAGGGTGTTGGCAGTGGAGCTTTACCGCCCACGGTAG